A section of the Saccopteryx leptura isolate mSacLep1 chromosome 4, mSacLep1_pri_phased_curated, whole genome shotgun sequence genome encodes:
- the LOC136404110 gene encoding acidic proline-rich protein PRP33-like yields MLPQATPPPGFPQTTPPQGFPQTTPPQGLPQTTPPQGFPQTTPPQGLPQTTPPQGFPQTTPPQGLPQTTPPQGFPAEPERAQILNEGEEASRGLVPGSPGESPNPTAVFSYPKVQAGRL; encoded by the coding sequence ATGCTCCCCCAGGCCACGCCTCCTCCGGGATTCCCCCAGACCACGCCTCCTCAGGGATTCCCCCAGACCACGCCTCCTCAGGGACTCCCCCAGACCACGCCTCCTCAGGGATTCCCCCAGACCACGCCTCCTCAGGGACTCCCCCAGACCACGCCTCCTCAGGGATTCCCCCAGACCACGCCTCCTCAGGGACTCCCCCAGACCACGCCTCCTCAGGGATTCCCCGCAGAACCCGAGAGGGCGCAGATCCTGAACGAGGGTGAAGAAGCTTCCAGAGGCCTTGTCCCGGGCTCCCCTGGAGAAAGCCCCAACCCCACCGCTGTCTTCTCTTACCCCAAAGTGCAGGCAGGGCGGCTGTAA